The genomic region ATTGTCTGTACAGAGAGCGTTTTGTGTGCATAGTGAgtttgttgtgtgtatatgtgctggTGTGTAACATTTGcgtttgtgttattgttgttctcttctctttcctgtcGACCGTTTAACATCAACCTGTTgagggactgaagatggaaattagccacgttggctataatctttacatatttacatttttaaatattcattaatatgtgctgtccctttacaaataaatacaataaaaataagtacagtgctttactacttgtacttcattaccttccaccactggatgcAAGTATTGTAGGATTCACACAGCTACAGTGATTTTCTAATTCATgaaacacacatttgagtaattaataggcctgtcacaacaatcactatatcgacttatcgttcgtgtatatatatgtatgtaaaagctggaactatatatgTTTCGGCTCAATATTTACTAtcgtgttacttttactttgcactaCCGGgaatttgtggttattttttggctgtataataagatttaagctgtgaaAGATGAATTAATAACCTcatatgactcattacagactcaaactaacgactaaagtatttcattctgctatttatttattacagctcatgatttttaacaatattgcaggtttagaatagtttttgtggtttaaatctatctttgttttttatgtcagtaccataaattattttaaatatcatcatttattgtctatatttacttcagcgatatatatGACTTCAGAATGCGTTATCGTAGCAGTGATAAAAGTTTGCTAAACACATTCCCCTATACGATTGCGTACCATTTTATATTCCAGTTCCTCTTGTATACTTTGTGCAGCAGTTATACACAACTCTAAGTTTACTCTGAACTTATATGAATTGGACTTGTTCATTGTGGCTGTCATAAAAACAACACTATAGTTTTGTTCCCTGCCATTAAAAGTGAATGTGATTGTCTTGCAGATGTTGGCGATATCCAGTCCAGACTATTGGACCACAGACCCATTATCAATGCAGAGACGCGCTACTTTGTGAGGGAGTTTGAGGTACTTACCATATGTTTGGAGCCATAACAGACAGCTACATTTGTTTAATTGCTTTGTGCAGTGAAATGGGGCTAAACTTGTACCTTCTGTTGTTTAGGAGAAGCGTGGCCACAGGGAGAGTCGACTGCTGGACAATCTCTATAAAAGTGTGACAGAAACCAACGAACAACGGCAGAACTCCAGCTCCGAGGAAATAAAGCAGCATCTGGCTGACGTCATCGCACGATGTGAGGCTCccgggagacagagagggacttGGACATTATTTTTGTGGATTAGAACATTATCTTTGAGATCTGTTTATCACTGTCATTTAGGGTTTCACTTTATCCAATCAGTTAATGCCTTTTcttatattaaagggcccatattacgctgtttttgatctacactgcctggccaaaaaaaaaagttgccacctggatttaactaagcaaatatgttgttgttgctgcagttggttcggtcgaggttcagcagaatgaggtcagctgacacctgaatatactgaatgaccaggttattccatcaatggattttttcttccctgatgacacggggcgtattccaagatgacaatgccaggattcatcgggctcaaattgtgacagagtggatcaggagcatgagacgtcattttcacacatggatcgtccaccacagagtccagaccttaaccccattgagaatctttgggatgagctggagaagctgcagcgtcagactcgaccatcatcaatgcaacaggtgaagaattaatgcaacactggatggaaataaatctgtgacgttgaagaagtgaaatcgaaacaatgccacagcgaatgtgacGTAATGAAAGATAAAggaacaaacaaatattaaactgaccttttttttggtggcaacttttttttggccaggcagtgtattttctactgtttcctcatcacaaacagacctagagttgtgttttgtttcatttacacatgtttaatacataaatcctgtatatttaggccgagttcttctctcaaactgaaaaacactctgttccaccttgtgatgtcatcatgtggtaatacaggaagtgctccactgtgtttttaaactccacacaccttcatttctagaatgatttggataatttcagcccgagaatttccaatctctactaaactaaaggtagaaagtagctgttaacttaaactaccacttcatgacatcacaaggtggaaccgagcattttgagctttgcatgtagacaaactaatgataaagtgttactcaaacatgtgaatgaaacaaaacacaactccaggtctgtttttgaggaggtaacagcgttagaacattgtttaaagctacaagagtccattttgtgtgatataggaccttttaagtaaacatttttccTGATCTTTTTAAAGTTGACAGCGCATGAAAAGAGTCTACGCCAAGTATTTACTGAACACATGTCCTCGTGTCCTCTtcttgtccttgtgtcctcgTCAGGTTGGATACATTTACGGTATTTACTTTAACTATTCCTCTTCTTCTCACAGTGGGGGCTGCAAATCACGTGGTGCAGAGgatccagcagagggagctagAAGGACAACAGGTAAAACCATCAGGGTCTGCTGTAGAAATTATGATTTAGTCTTGTGCTATTTCATTGTCAGATCTAAAATTAGACCTGGTGAATGTTTGCGCAGAGCTCTGTCCTGAAAAACAATTAGAGATTCAATATTTTgagtcaaaatgtcaaaatattctgaaaattatttataatgttttagtaAAGTGTATTTTCGCCTGAGCTGTTTGCCACATGGACACATCGGGGCTGAGTGGTTAGCATTCCTGCCCACCCAGTTTGGAGTTTGGACTTGGATTTGGAGGTTTGTAGGGGCCTGTTTTGTATCTCAAATTTCCTCAAAGTGAAccgtaaaggtgcactgtgtaactttcctggttcACAATCTggtagtttccatggagatgttgtagctttgcctggaatgttgtacAGTTTGGAAATAAACGTGTTaatcttgtgtttattcacccgcttgtctctatggagaactcattaaaatgtacttaatgatGACAGTGGCTTAGTGAGTGTcgctccactgatctgaaggttggcggttcgaatcccgctcttgataTGAacatcgttgtgtccttgggcaagactcttaacccacctcgcccccagtgtctgcgtacactgttgtatgaagtgtgagtggttccttgatgtaaagcgctttgtgtgacttgaaagtggaaaagcgctgtttaaaaatgagtcagtttacttaaatatatattgttgtCATCCTTTGAGCAGAGTTTGCTTTACTAAATAAGCTTTACTCATTCTTTTTTGTATTAATACCAGGTCagctgccattttgtgcatgcccttatttgtatttgtgtttattcagtgtgtttttttcctagtttgtgagttgtgttcacagacgatggcaataaaagtcttctgattctgattttacAGCTCTAAATGTTGATGAGGTGAAGAATGAGGTGAAGAATGTGCAAATTCATATTAACTTTGTCATtgactgctgtttatttactgaagCTCATGATttctaacaatattgtagatttagaatagtttttgtggtttaaacatagactgtgtaaagacgcggactgagtgagcgtgacgtcacccacagcgttcagctccaaatgaagctcgtcgaggccagagcagttacagacacaatagtgaaataaaaaacccaggatcatgtagagggttaatacgagcatttaagaccaaaaatgacgagtctgacagcagcaggtacagagagaggggcagtttttcaatagaaagtgaactggagccagaagagcaCACATGGTCACTTTTTATTTGGAGctcggcggctagcgggttagctacatccatttatataaacggaaagaaaaaacacaggTATAAAACATATATCAGAACAAACAAAAGCATAAACTGTTTTCATAACTGTTTAAACATTTctaactcttttgtttcagaGCAAACAGCTTCAGGAGAACATGGAGCACTTAAAGGAGCAGTGGGCAGAGTTTCTGAAGGAGCAGCAGAGACTGAAGGAGGAGGTGGACGAGGAACACGCCAAGGCTGTTGGAG from Periophthalmus magnuspinnatus isolate fPerMag1 chromosome 20, fPerMag1.2.pri, whole genome shotgun sequence harbors:
- the bloc1s5 gene encoding biogenesis of lysosome-related organelles complex 1 subunit 5, with protein sequence MDKVIKDVGDIQSRLLDHRPIINAETRYFVREFEEKRGHRESRLLDNLYKSVTETNEQRQNSSSEEIKQHLADVIARLGAANHVVQRIQQRELEGQQSKQLQENMEHLKEQWAEFLKEQQRLKEEVDEEHAKAVGGISAKYNEMKKDLDKLDI